GATGCGGTAATTTTAAGAATCACTCAAGGGACTGTATTACTTAAAGTACCAGCCGATAATTTACAACGGCGCTCTATTAGAGATTTAATTACATAAGCGGACCATTAGGATTTTACGCATCCTTTGGATATCCCTGTCGAATGATTGGCAAGGGTATCCATTGCTCGTTACAATGACTCCATATAACTTAACCAGAGGCAAAACATGAGCAGTATTATTGAAATCAGTGAATCCGTCCGGCACTACTATGGCAAAGTACTGCAATCCAGTAACGATTTAAAAACCAGCGCCTGTTGCAGTATCGATTCGATCCCTACTCACCTAAAAATACTGCTCGCCGAACTACACCCTGAAGTGGTCGAACGTTTTTACGGATGCGGCTCACCGTTACCGCCACTCCTGTCAGGCTGTACCGTATTGGATTTAGGCTGCGGTTCAGGGCGTGATTGTTACCTGTTATCGAAACTGGTGGGTGAAAATGGACACGTGATCGGCGTAGATATGACACCGGAACAATTGGAAGTTGCTACTCGCCACCGCGACTGGCATGCGGAACAATTTGGCTACAAAAACTCCAACGTGGAATTTCTGTACGGTCATATTGAAAACCTGGCTACTCTGGGTATTGCCGATAATTCCATTGACGTGGTGGTATCCAATTGTGTTATCAATTTATCTCCTGAGAAAGCACAGGTAATGGCGGAAATTTTTCGGGTCTTAAAACCCGGTGGCGAGCTGTATTTCTCTGATGTGTTTGCCGACCGTCGTATTCCGGCAGCTTTGCGTAATGATCCTGTCCTGCTTGGTGAATGCCTGGGTGGCGCCATGTATTGGGAGGACTTTCGCCGTGTCTTGTCTGATCTGGGTTGTCTTGACATACGCACAACCAAGGAAAGCAGCATTAATCTGGACGATCCGGAAGTGGCTGCCAAAATCGGTATGGTGAAATTCCGTTCTGTCACCGTGCGTGCTTTCAAAATGCCGCTGGAAGACCGCTGCGAAGATTATGGACAAGTGGCCTGTTATTTCGGCACAATACCGGAACATCCGCACGCTTTCGATTTGGACGACCATCACCATTTTGAAACCGGACGTCCCTTGCGCGTCTGTGGTAATTCTACTGACATGCTGATGGAAAGCCGGTACGCCCCACATTTTACCGTATGGGGAGACAAAACCACGCACTTTGGTTTATTTGACTGCACACCGGGATCACAAGGTGAATCAGTAGCAGCAGGTGGTAATTGTTGCTAAATACAGTGGACAAGCACTGCTAATCATCGGCCTCTCAGATTGGGTGAATTATTCTTTGAATAATCCAAAAATAGTGTGCCCTCAAAAAATTCGCCAAGGATAAATGTCCTTGGCGTAAGTTTTAGCCGTTTAATTGTTTAATCAATGCTGCTAATTCATTTTTACCGGCAGAATCAAGTGGCAACAAAGGCTCACGGGGAACGCCGGCATCAAATCCGCGTACTTGCAGGCCGGCTTTTATTGTCGTAGGTAAACCACCTTTAAGAATAAATTGCAGCAAGGGAAGCTGTTTATAAAATACTTCGCGCGCCTGCTCTAAATCACCAGCCAAACTAGCCTCATACAGTCTCAACGGCCAGGCAGGAATCAGGTTGGGTGCTGCGGTGCACCAACCGACGGCACCTGCGGCAAAAGCTTCCAGTGCCAAAGGATTACTACCGTTATAGAAAGGAATTTCTGCATTGGAAAGTTGCGCTATTCGATGCATACGTTGAATATCACCAGAGCTTTCCTTAACCATCGTCACATTGTCAATCTCCTTGATAATACGCACGATTAACTCGGGCGACAAATCCAGACCACTGGTAGCCGGGTTATTATAGAGCATCACCGGAATACTGATGGCTTCGCTGATAGTTGCGTAATGCTGAAAAATTTCCCGTTCGGTCAACTTCCAGTAAGAAACAGGTAAAACCATTACTGCATCTGCCCCCGCTTTTTCGGCAAACTTAGCTCTGCGCACGGCGTTTTGAGTCGTCAGATCGGATATGCCAACCACTGTCGGTACGCGTTTCGCGACATGTTTTACCGAGGCTTCAGCCACCGCATTCCATTCCTCATCATTCAGGTATGCACTCTCGCCGGTGCTGCCTAGTGGAGCAATTGCATGAGAGCCATCGTCGATAAGACGATCAATTAGTTGCTCCAGCGTTTTAATATCAACCCCACCATCTCCTGCAAGAAAAGGTGTAATGGGATAAGCGATGATACCTCTGAACAGATTTTTTGACATGATATTAAGTCCTTGTGGTGGGTAAAAAAATGACCAGCATAAACTATATGTCGGCTACGTTACTTATCGAAACATTCATCTTAGGCAATCAGGATGGACCCTTAAGGCGCGGCGGGCATAATACGCAAAGGTAGTCTGATTACGTTTTGCAGTGGAGATCCAGTCATGCGCCTCACTACCCAGTTTTTGCGGAATGGGTTTAATAGCGCCGGAAGCCAAAGCAAGCAGTTGCATTTTCGCGGCACGCTCGAAAAGTATGGCAAGCATGCAAGCCTCTTCAACGGTCGTGCCCACAACTAATTGACCATGATGGGATAATAACAAGGCACGTTTGTCACCAAGGGCAGCCGAGATGATTTCGCCTTCCTCATTGCCCACCGGTATGCCCGGCCAGTCTTGCAAAAACGCGCAATCGTCAAATAAAGGACAGATATCCATATGCGATACCACTAACGGTATTTCCAGCATGGACAGGGTCGCAATATGTAACGGATGCGTGTGTATAATGCAATTAACATCAGGGCGGGCACGATAGACCCAGCTATGAAACCGATTGGCCGGATTGGCCATGCCCGAGCCGCCAATGACATTCAAATCCTCATCGACCAGCACCAGATTAGACGGTGTAATTTCATCAAAACCCAAGCCGAATTGTTGTGTGTAATAGGTGCCCGAACGCTCGGCTCTAGCGGTGATTTGTCCTGCCAAGCCGGAATCATGCCCCGCATCGAACAGAATGCGACAAGTAAGCGCCAGTTTTTCTCGAATAGTCCATAAGTTATCCGGCAGTACCTGTTGCATCTGTTGATGAGCCTTGGCAATAAGTTCGGATTTTTCAATATGAAAGGTATCAGCCATAATCTTGAAATTTTCCTTTTGTCATGTAAAAATTCCTGCGGAGTTGTCCGCAGTGATAATGTCAGGATTAATAATAACGGCTTACTGGTCTAGT
Above is a window of Methylobacter sp. S3L5C DNA encoding:
- a CDS encoding dihydrodipicolinate synthase family protein: MSKNLFRGIIAYPITPFLAGDGGVDIKTLEQLIDRLIDDGSHAIAPLGSTGESAYLNDEEWNAVAEASVKHVAKRVPTVVGISDLTTQNAVRRAKFAEKAGADAVMVLPVSYWKLTEREIFQHYATISEAISIPVMLYNNPATSGLDLSPELIVRIIKEIDNVTMVKESSGDIQRMHRIAQLSNAEIPFYNGSNPLALEAFAAGAVGWCTAAPNLIPAWPLRLYEASLAGDLEQAREVFYKQLPLLQFILKGGLPTTIKAGLQVRGFDAGVPREPLLPLDSAGKNELAALIKQLNG
- a CDS encoding aldolase; amino-acid sequence: MADTFHIEKSELIAKAHQQMQQVLPDNLWTIREKLALTCRILFDAGHDSGLAGQITARAERSGTYYTQQFGLGFDEITPSNLVLVDEDLNVIGGSGMANPANRFHSWVYRARPDVNCIIHTHPLHIATLSMLEIPLVVSHMDICPLFDDCAFLQDWPGIPVGNEEGEIISAALGDKRALLLSHHGQLVVGTTVEEACMLAILFERAAKMQLLALASGAIKPIPQKLGSEAHDWISTAKRNQTTFAYYARRALRVHPDCLR
- a CDS encoding methyltransferase domain-containing protein, whose product is MSSIIEISESVRHYYGKVLQSSNDLKTSACCSIDSIPTHLKILLAELHPEVVERFYGCGSPLPPLLSGCTVLDLGCGSGRDCYLLSKLVGENGHVIGVDMTPEQLEVATRHRDWHAEQFGYKNSNVEFLYGHIENLATLGIADNSIDVVVSNCVINLSPEKAQVMAEIFRVLKPGGELYFSDVFADRRIPAALRNDPVLLGECLGGAMYWEDFRRVLSDLGCLDIRTTKESSINLDDPEVAAKIGMVKFRSVTVRAFKMPLEDRCEDYGQVACYFGTIPEHPHAFDLDDHHHFETGRPLRVCGNSTDMLMESRYAPHFTVWGDKTTHFGLFDCTPGSQGESVAAGGNCC